The following is a genomic window from Pseudomonas promysalinigenes.
GCGGGCGCCATCCCTTGAGGGGATCCTCTGGCAACTGGCCCAGGTTTTCTGGGTCGGTGGCCTTTGGGTGTTCCATGTGGGGTTGGTGCCGGCGCTGAAAGTCAGTGGCCTTGCACCCTTGCTGGTGCAGGATGTCGCCGGGCAGATCGACCGTTGGTTGATCGGCGTGGCACTGCTTGGTTTGCTCACTCAGCTGGCGGTATTGGCGAGAGTGGACGGCCTGGCGGCCTGGTGGCGGCAGTTTCGCGGGCAAATGCTGTTGTTGGGCCTTGCGGCCTGCGTGGGGTACTACACCTTGCGCTACGGTATTTCGGTCGGCGAGCGCTGGCAGATGTTCTGTTTCCTGGTGCTGGGTTTCTCCGGCATCGTGCTGGTAGCCCAGCCGGTCCCGCTCAGGGCGCGCCAAGCGCGCCACTGACTGGGCTCAACCGCGCCCCTGTGCAAGCAGGCGTTGCGGTGGTTGGCACGGGCTTGGCCCGTGTTCGCAGGTAAGCCCGCTCCCACAGGCATCGCACAGGGCTGTTGGAAAGCCCTTGCCCGTTACTTGTAACGGTGAATGTTGGACAGTTGCTTGTTTGGCTGTGGGTTCTTGCGATAGATCAACGCCTTCTTGCCAATGGTCTGTACCAGCTCGGCACGACCTGCCTTGCACAGTTCGGCAATGGCTGCGGCACGTTCTTCGCGGTCTTCCGAGCGGATTTCGACCTTGATCAGTTCATGGTCGGCCAGTGCACGCTCAAGTTCAGCGATGACGCCTTCGTTCAAACCGTTGCCAGCGACGATCAGGACCGGCTTGAGGTCGTGACCAATGGATTTGTATTGCTTCTTCTGCTCGTTATTGAGCGGCATAATCTGACCCTTTCCGTCTGATTCTGTAAAATTGACCGGCATTTTACCCGAGGGCCACCGGCTCCGCCCAGTCAATCACCACGCATATCATCGAGGTGCCCCGTGGTACAACGTTCCAAAAGCAGCGCAAACTGGCTGCGAGAGCATTTCAACGATCCTTTTGTGAAACAGGCGCAGAAGGACGGCTACCGCTCGCGTGCTAGCTACAAACTCCTGGAGATCCAGGAGAAAGACCGTCTTATTCGTCCCGGCATGAGCGTCATCGACCTCGGCGCGGCCCCGGGGGGCTGGTCACAGGTGACCAGTCGTCTGATTGGTGGTCAGGGGCGACTGATCGCCTCGGACATCCTGGAAATGGACTCCATCCCCGACGTGACCTTCATCCAAGGTGATTTCACCCAGGACGAAGTGCTGCAACAGATATTGCAGGCGGTCGGTGATTCGCACGTGGACCTTGTGATTTCAGACATGGCCCCCAATATGAGTGGTACGCCTGCGGTCGACATGCCGCGAGCCATGTTCCTCTGCGAGCTGGCCCTGGATCTGGCGACCCGCGTGCTCAAACCAGGCGGGGACTTCCTGATCAAGATCTTCCAGGGTGAGGGTTTCGATATGTACCTCAAGGACGTGCGTAGCAAGTTCGACAAGGTGCAGATGCGCAAGCCTTCGTCATCGCGGGATCGTTCCCGTGAGCAGTACTTGCTGGGCAGGGGTTTCAAAGGAGCATGAGGCGAATTGCGCGTTGGTCGATAGTTATTTCCAATCGGCTCTCGCGTCTGGATCGTCCGATCTTCGTGTAGTCTGAGTTTCACAAAGGGTTACAGACGGTGCCTGCGGATGCGTAGGTAATGTAGTAAGTTAGGGCGATGAATATCATGCGAGGCACGGCTGCGTCGTGCGCCGGCCTCAGAGGGTAGCGAATTGAACGACATGGCAAAGAATCTGATCCTCTGGTTGATCATCGCAGCCGTCCTGGTGACGGTGATGAACAACTTCTCCAGCCCTAACGAGCCGCAGACCCTCAACTACTCCGACTTCATCCAGCAGGTCAAGGATGGCAAGGTCGAGCGTGTGACTGTCGACGGCTACATCATCACGGGTAAGCGCACCGACGGTGACAACTTCAAGACCGTCCGCCCAGCCATCACCGACAATGGCTTGATCGGCGACCTGGTCGACAATCACGTGGTCGTCGAAGGCAAGCAGCCCGAGCAGCAGAGCATCTGGACCCAGCTGTTGGTGGCGAGCTTCCCGATATTGGTAATCATCGCCGTATTCATGTTCTTCATGCGCCAGATGCAGGGTGGTGCAGGGGGCAAGGGTGGGCCGATGAGCTTTGGCAAGAGCAAGGCGCGGCTGCTGTCCGAAGATCAGGTCAAGACCACGCTGGCTGACGTCGCCGGTTGCGACGAAGCCAAGGAAGAGGTTGGCGAGCTGGTCGAGTTCCTGCGCGACCCAGGCAAGTTCCAGCGCCTGGGCGGCCGCATTCCGCGCGGGGTGCTGATGGTCGGCCCGCCTGGCACGGGTAAAACATTGCTGGCAAAAGCCATTGCCGGTGAAGCCAAGGTGCCGTTCTTCACCATCTCTGGTTCCGACTTCGTCGAGATGTTCGTCGGCGTTGGTGCCAGCCGTGTGCGTGATATGTTCGAGCAGGCCAAGAAGCACGCGCCTTGCATCATCTTCATCGACGAGATCGACGCGGTGGGCCGCCATCGTGGTGCCGGCATGGGCGGTGGTCACGACGAGCGTGAGCAAACCCTCAACCAGCTGCTGGTGGAGATGGACGGCTTTGAAATGAACGATGGCATCATCGTCATCGCCGCCACCAACCGCCCGGACGTGCTCGACCCTGCGCTGTTGCGCCCTGGTCGCTTCGACCGCCAGGTCGTGGTGGGCTTGCCGGATATCCGCGGCCGTGAGCAGATTCTCAAGGTGCACATGCGCAAGGCGCCGATCGGCGATAACGTCAACCCGGCTGTGATTGCCCGTGGTACCCCTGGTTTCTCCGGTGCCGACCTGGCCAACCTGGTCAACGAGGCTGCGCTGTTTGCGGCACGTGCCAACAAGCGCTTGGTCGAGATGAAAGAGTTCGAGCTGGCCAAAGACAAGATCATGATGGGCGCGGAGCGCAAAACCATGGTCATGTCCGAGAAAGAAAAACGAAACACCGCTTACCACGAAGCGGGCCACGCCATCGTCGGGCGCCTGGTGCCTGAGCACGACCCAGTCTACAAGGTTTCGATCATTCCCCGTGGTCGAGCCCTGGGTGTGACCATGTTCCTGCCGGAAGAAGACCGTTACAGCCTGTCCAAACGCGCTTTGATCAGCCAGATCTGCTCGTTGTACGGCGGCCGTATTGCCGAGGAAATGACCTTGGGCTTCGATGGTGTCACCACCGGTGCCTCCAACGACATCATGCGCGCCAGCCAGATCGCTCGTAACATGGTGACCAAATGGGGCCTGTCGGAAAAACTAGGCCCGCTGATGTACGCCGAAGAAGAAGGTGAGGTGTTCCTCGGTCGTAGCGCTGGCAGCCAGCACGCAAGCGTCTCCGGTGAAACCGCTAAGCTGATCGACTCCGAAGTGCGCAGCATCATCGACCAGTGCTATGCCACGGCCAAGCAGCTGTTGATCGAGAACCGCGACAAGCTTGAAGCGATGACCGAAGCGCTGATGAAGTACGAAACCATCGACTCCGATCAGATCGACGACATCATGGCTGGCCGTACACCGCGTGAGCCTCGCGATTGGGACGATGATAAGAACTCGGGCACTCCAGCAGCCCAGGACGATCGTCCGGAATCGCCGATCGGCGGGCCGGCAGCGCAACACTAAGGGCATCTATGAGCTCAGTGCAGTACCCGACCCGGTTGCCTTGCGGCAACCGGGTTCTTGACCTTTCCCGTACCCATGTTATGGGTATTCTCAATGTCACCCCGGATTCCTTCTCCGATGGCGGTCGCTTTAGCCAGCGCGACGAGGCGTTGCGCCATGCCGAGGCGATGATCACGGCTGGCGCCACCTTGATCGACATCGGGGGTGAGTCGACCCGGCCCGGTGCGCGCGCGGTTTCGGTCACTGAAGAGATCGAACGCGTGGCGCCGATGGTCGAGGCCATCAACAGCCGGTTCGATGTGGTGATCTCAGTCGATACTTCCACGCCCGCGGTGATCCGCGAATCGGCGCGCCTTGGTGCTGGCCTGATCAACGACGTACGTGCCCTGGAGCGCGACGGCGCCCTGGATGCCGCGGCGGACACCGGCTTGCCGGTTTGCCTTATGCATATGCGTGGCGAGCCTGGGAACATGCAGGATGATCCGCATTACGACGATGTCGCCGCCGAGGTTGGGAGCTACCTCGAACAGCGCATGGCGGCGTGCGCTGCTGCAGGTATCCCCGCTGAGCGCATCATTCTTGATCCAGGTTTCGGGTTCGCCAAGACACTGGCGCACAACCTCAGCCTGTTCAAGCATCTCGAAGCGTTCTATCGCCTTGGTCGCCCGCTGCTGGTGGGCGTTTCGCGCAAAAGCATGATCGGCCTTACGTTGAACCGTCCGGTCGATGAGCGGCTGTACGGCAGCCTCGCGCTGGCAGCATTGGCTATGACCAAGGGTGCCAGCATTCTGCGCGTCCATGATGTGGCCGAAACCGTCGATGTCGTGCGCATGATCGCCGCGGTGCAGAACGCCGAATAAGAACTTTTGGAGTCACTATGAGCAGAAAATACTTTGGTACCGACGGTATCCGTGGCCGCGTCGGTGAATACCCGATCACGCCGGATTTCATGTTGAAGCTGGGCTGGGCGGCCGGCATGGCCTTTCGCAAGCAAGGCAACTGCCGGGTGCTGGTGGGTAAGGACACGCGTATTTCCGGTTACATGTTCGAATCGGCGCTAGAGGCAGGTTTGTCGGCGGCGGGGGCTGACGTGATGCTGCTCGGGCCGATGCCGACCCCGGCCATCGCGTACCTGACCCGCACCTTCCATGCCGAAGCCGGCATTGTCATCAGTGCCTCGCACAACCCTCACGATGACAACGGCATCAAGTTCTTCTCAGGCCAAGGCACCAAGCTGCCCGACGAAGTCGAATTGATGATCGAAGAGTTGCTCGACCAGCCGATGACCGTGGTCGAATCGAGCAAACTGGGCAAGGTGTCGCGCATCAACGATGCGGCGGGGCGTTACATCGAGTTCTGTAAGAGCAGCGTGCCGAGCAGTACTGGGTTCGAAGGCCTCAAACTGGTGGTCGATTGTGCTCACGGCGCCACCTACAAGGTTGCACCAAGCGTGTTTCGCGAGCTTGGAGCCGATGTGACCGTGCTCCATGCGCAGCCCGACGGCCTGAACATCAACGAGGGTTGCGGCTCGACTCACATCGAATCGTTGCAGGCTGCCGTGCTGGTCGGTCATGCCGACCTGGGTATCGCTTTTGACGGCGATGGTGACCGCGTGCTGATGGTCGATCACACAGGGGCGATCGTCGACGGTGACGAATTGCTGTACATCATTGCTCGCGACCTGCACGAACGTGGCAAGTTGCAGGGCGGGGTGGTCGGCACACTGATGAGCAACCTGGGCCTGGAGCTGGCGCTCAAGGACTTGGATATCCCCTTCGTGCGCGCCAAGGTTGGCGATCGCTACGTGATGGCTGAGCTGCTCGAGCGTGACTGGTTGATTGGCGGGGAGAACTCCGGGCATGTCGTTTGCTGCAATCACACCACGACGGGTGACGCGATCATTGCCGCGCTGCAGGTGCTGATGGCGCTCAAGCGCCGGGGTGAAACCCTGGCTCAGGCTCGCCAGGCGTTGCGCAAGTGCCCTCAGGTGTTGATCAACGTGCGCTTTGGTGCGAGCAAGGTCGACCCGTTGGAGCACCCTGCGGTCAAGCAAGCCAGTGCCAAGGTCACCGAAGCCATGGCTGGGCGTGGGCGCGTGCTGCTGCGTAAATCCGGCACCGAGCCCTTGGTGCGGGTGATGGTCGAAGGCGACGACGAAAACCAGGTGCGCGGCCATGCCGAAGCCTTGGCCAAGCTGGTCACCGAAGTTTGTGCCTGAAAGAGGCTTGCCAGCGCAGATCGGGTTGGGTAAGATCTGCGCCCACTTTGACCGACGAGGTAAAGCATGCGTCGCCCCATGGTAGCTGGTAACTGGAAGATGCACGGTACCCGCGCCAGCGTCGCTGAGCTGATCCTGGGCCTGGGCGATATGTCCGTGCCGAACGGTGTCGAAGTAGCGGTGTTTCCACCCGCGTTATTCATCAATCAAGTCGTTGATGGGTTGCAAGGCAAGGAAATCGCCGTCGGAGCACAGAATTCTGCAATAAAGCCCGAACAGGGCGCGCTGACCGGTGAAGTTGCACCCAGTCAGTTGGTTGAAGCAGGTTGCAAGTTTGTCTTGATTGGCCATTCCGAACGCCGCCAGATCATTGGCGAAAGTGAAGAAGTGTTGAAAGAGAAGTTTGCAGCCGCTCAACTTAGTGGTTTAATGCCGGTGCTTTGCGTAGGGGAAACCCTCGAAGAGCGCGAGGCAGGCAAAACCCTCGAAGTTGTCGGGGGTCAACTAAGCAGTATCATCGACGCGTTCGGTGTTAAGGCTTTTGCCAAAGCAGTAATTGCCTATGAGCCTGTTTGGGCCATTGGCACAGGTTTGACGGCTTCGCCTCAGCAGGCTCAGGATGTGCACGCAGCCATCCGGGCGCAGTTGGCAGCCGAAGACGCCGAAGTTGCCGCAAGCGTGCAGCTTCTCTACGGCGGCAGCGTGAAGGCGGCCAATGCGGCCGAACTGTTCGGCATGCCGGATATCGATGGGGGGCTCATTGGTGGAGCTTCCCTGAACGCAGACGAATTCGGTGCAATTTGTCGCGCCGCAGGAAACTGAACAAATGCTGGAAACAGTTATCGTTGTTTTTCATCTGTTGGCAGCGCTGTCGCTTGTAGTGCTGGTTCTGCTGCAACAGGGTAAAGGTGCGGAAGCAGGAGCATCTTTCGGCGCAGGTGCCTCAAACACCGTGTTCGGAAGCCAAGGTTCTGCAACGTTCCTAAGTAAATTAACTGCTATACTCGCTGCCACTTTCTTTTTGACAGCACTTGGGTTAGGATACTTCGCGAAGCAACAAGCTCACCAGCTTAGCCAAGCAGGTCTTCCAGATCCAGCAGTGCTAGAAGTGAAAGAGCAGCCCAAACCGGCAGTTAATGATGATGTACCGGTGCTCCAGGAGCAGAAGAGCGAAACCACCCCTAAAGG
Proteins encoded in this region:
- the yhbY gene encoding ribosome assembly RNA-binding protein YhbY, producing the protein MPLNNEQKKQYKSIGHDLKPVLIVAGNGLNEGVIAELERALADHELIKVEIRSEDREERAAAIAELCKAGRAELVQTIGKKALIYRKNPQPNKQLSNIHRYK
- a CDS encoding MFS transporter, which encodes MSKSNTSERRLRAPSLEGILWQLAQVFWVGGLWVFHVGLVPALKVSGLAPLLVQDVAGQIDRWLIGVALLGLLTQLAVLARVDGLAAWWRQFRGQMLLLGLAACVGYYTLRYGISVGERWQMFCFLVLGFSGIVLVAQPVPLRARQARH
- the folP gene encoding dihydropteroate synthase, with amino-acid sequence MSSVQYPTRLPCGNRVLDLSRTHVMGILNVTPDSFSDGGRFSQRDEALRHAEAMITAGATLIDIGGESTRPGARAVSVTEEIERVAPMVEAINSRFDVVISVDTSTPAVIRESARLGAGLINDVRALERDGALDAAADTGLPVCLMHMRGEPGNMQDDPHYDDVAAEVGSYLEQRMAACAAAGIPAERIILDPGFGFAKTLAHNLSLFKHLEAFYRLGRPLLVGVSRKSMIGLTLNRPVDERLYGSLALAALAMTKGASILRVHDVAETVDVVRMIAAVQNAE
- the ftsH gene encoding ATP-dependent zinc metalloprotease FtsH, with protein sequence MAKNLILWLIIAAVLVTVMNNFSSPNEPQTLNYSDFIQQVKDGKVERVTVDGYIITGKRTDGDNFKTVRPAITDNGLIGDLVDNHVVVEGKQPEQQSIWTQLLVASFPILVIIAVFMFFMRQMQGGAGGKGGPMSFGKSKARLLSEDQVKTTLADVAGCDEAKEEVGELVEFLRDPGKFQRLGGRIPRGVLMVGPPGTGKTLLAKAIAGEAKVPFFTISGSDFVEMFVGVGASRVRDMFEQAKKHAPCIIFIDEIDAVGRHRGAGMGGGHDEREQTLNQLLVEMDGFEMNDGIIVIAATNRPDVLDPALLRPGRFDRQVVVGLPDIRGREQILKVHMRKAPIGDNVNPAVIARGTPGFSGADLANLVNEAALFAARANKRLVEMKEFELAKDKIMMGAERKTMVMSEKEKRNTAYHEAGHAIVGRLVPEHDPVYKVSIIPRGRALGVTMFLPEEDRYSLSKRALISQICSLYGGRIAEEMTLGFDGVTTGASNDIMRASQIARNMVTKWGLSEKLGPLMYAEEEGEVFLGRSAGSQHASVSGETAKLIDSEVRSIIDQCYATAKQLLIENRDKLEAMTEALMKYETIDSDQIDDIMAGRTPREPRDWDDDKNSGTPAAQDDRPESPIGGPAAQH
- the glmM gene encoding phosphoglucosamine mutase, which produces MSRKYFGTDGIRGRVGEYPITPDFMLKLGWAAGMAFRKQGNCRVLVGKDTRISGYMFESALEAGLSAAGADVMLLGPMPTPAIAYLTRTFHAEAGIVISASHNPHDDNGIKFFSGQGTKLPDEVELMIEELLDQPMTVVESSKLGKVSRINDAAGRYIEFCKSSVPSSTGFEGLKLVVDCAHGATYKVAPSVFRELGADVTVLHAQPDGLNINEGCGSTHIESLQAAVLVGHADLGIAFDGDGDRVLMVDHTGAIVDGDELLYIIARDLHERGKLQGGVVGTLMSNLGLELALKDLDIPFVRAKVGDRYVMAELLERDWLIGGENSGHVVCCNHTTTGDAIIAALQVLMALKRRGETLAQARQALRKCPQVLINVRFGASKVDPLEHPAVKQASAKVTEAMAGRGRVLLRKSGTEPLVRVMVEGDDENQVRGHAEALAKLVTEVCA
- the secG gene encoding preprotein translocase subunit SecG yields the protein MLETVIVVFHLLAALSLVVLVLLQQGKGAEAGASFGAGASNTVFGSQGSATFLSKLTAILAATFFLTALGLGYFAKQQAHQLSQAGLPDPAVLEVKEQPKPAVNDDVPVLQEQKSETTPKGDVPPPAEEQK
- the rlmE gene encoding 23S rRNA (uridine(2552)-2'-O)-methyltransferase RlmE, encoding MVQRSKSSANWLREHFNDPFVKQAQKDGYRSRASYKLLEIQEKDRLIRPGMSVIDLGAAPGGWSQVTSRLIGGQGRLIASDILEMDSIPDVTFIQGDFTQDEVLQQILQAVGDSHVDLVISDMAPNMSGTPAVDMPRAMFLCELALDLATRVLKPGGDFLIKIFQGEGFDMYLKDVRSKFDKVQMRKPSSSRDRSREQYLLGRGFKGA
- the tpiA gene encoding triose-phosphate isomerase produces the protein MRRPMVAGNWKMHGTRASVAELILGLGDMSVPNGVEVAVFPPALFINQVVDGLQGKEIAVGAQNSAIKPEQGALTGEVAPSQLVEAGCKFVLIGHSERRQIIGESEEVLKEKFAAAQLSGLMPVLCVGETLEEREAGKTLEVVGGQLSSIIDAFGVKAFAKAVIAYEPVWAIGTGLTASPQQAQDVHAAIRAQLAAEDAEVAASVQLLYGGSVKAANAAELFGMPDIDGGLIGGASLNADEFGAICRAAGN